The Paraburkholderia sp. FT54 genome includes a region encoding these proteins:
- a CDS encoding porin: MIRKSLLALALSNAFAMPAFAQSSVTLYGMIDEGLTYVSNSGGHSQWALQSGVEGGSRWGLKGSEDLGGGTKAIFQLENGFNLSTGTLGQGGLQFGRQAYVGLTNQRWGTLTFGRQYDPIVDMIGPTTSNGQWGGLFSHPSDIDNTDNAFRVNNSVKYVTPTWAGLTAEAMYAFGGVAGDFRQKSTIAAGANYRNGPLYLGAAYFYATDPAQQFVDGGFKPNAIPGVSNGEGAFGYVGNPGNMQNIGVGGAYDIGPARITLAYTNTRFEDASGVAGNTVTFSNYEIWGQYHVTPATTLGAGYTFTEGKVDYNGAKPKYNQINLLADYALSKRTDVYLNAAYQKAAGGANADIYQGFPGSESSTTTQWVARAALRMRF; this comes from the coding sequence ATGATAAGGAAGTCACTGCTCGCGCTCGCACTCTCGAACGCTTTTGCCATGCCGGCATTTGCGCAAAGCAGCGTCACGTTGTACGGGATGATCGATGAGGGTCTGACCTACGTCAGCAACTCCGGCGGCCATAGTCAATGGGCCTTGCAAAGCGGGGTCGAGGGCGGCAGCAGATGGGGTTTGAAAGGCAGCGAGGATCTCGGCGGCGGCACGAAGGCGATCTTCCAGTTGGAAAACGGCTTCAATCTTTCTACGGGCACGCTCGGGCAGGGCGGTCTGCAATTCGGCCGTCAAGCCTACGTCGGCCTGACGAACCAGCGCTGGGGGACGCTGACCTTCGGCCGCCAGTATGACCCGATTGTCGACATGATCGGGCCGACCACTTCCAACGGCCAATGGGGCGGCCTGTTCTCGCACCCGAGCGATATCGACAACACGGACAACGCTTTTCGCGTGAACAACTCGGTGAAGTATGTCACGCCGACCTGGGCAGGCCTGACGGCCGAAGCGATGTACGCATTTGGCGGCGTCGCCGGCGACTTCCGCCAGAAGAGCACGATCGCCGCCGGTGCGAATTATCGCAATGGTCCGCTGTACCTTGGCGCCGCATACTTTTACGCCACCGACCCCGCGCAACAGTTCGTGGACGGCGGTTTCAAGCCGAACGCCATACCGGGCGTGTCGAACGGCGAAGGCGCGTTCGGCTATGTCGGCAATCCGGGCAACATGCAGAACATCGGCGTGGGCGGTGCGTACGACATCGGGCCGGCGCGGATCACCCTGGCGTACACCAACACGAGGTTCGAGGACGCGAGCGGCGTGGCAGGTAACACGGTCACCTTCAGCAACTATGAGATCTGGGGGCAATACCACGTGACGCCAGCGACGACTCTGGGCGCCGGCTATACCTTCACGGAAGGCAAGGTGGACTACAACGGCGCCAAACCCAAGTACAACCAGATCAACCTGCTGGCGGACTACGCCCTCTCCAAACGCACCGACGTCTACCTGAACGCGGCATATCAGAAGGCTGCCGGCGGAGCGAACGCGGATATCTATCAGGGTTTCCCGGGATCGGAATCGAGCACGACGACGCAATGGGTCGCGCGTGCTGCCCTACGCATGAGATTTTGA
- a CDS encoding glucose 1-dehydrogenase, producing MNEIAGKVCLVTGASRGIGAAVARGLGARGAKVMVHYRSGRAQAEAVVADIEQHGGIARLVEGDIALHDTPERLIRETVETFGRLDVLINNAGDQISRVSIADFPDELFERHMAINVRPVFAACRAAVRQFRSQASGGNIINVSSVAARTGGGAGSAVYAGSKAFMSTFSRSIAKELAPEGIRVNVVSPGVIKTDLQDRVTSPEQLKATTTQIPMARIGDPEDCVGTFLYLCSDQLSGYVTGQVVEVNGGLLMP from the coding sequence CTGAATGAAATCGCGGGCAAGGTCTGCCTGGTGACCGGTGCGAGCCGCGGGATCGGCGCGGCGGTGGCACGCGGCCTCGGCGCGCGTGGCGCGAAAGTGATGGTTCATTACCGCAGCGGGCGCGCGCAAGCCGAGGCCGTGGTCGCCGACATCGAGCAGCATGGCGGCATCGCCCGCCTCGTGGAAGGCGACATCGCGCTGCACGACACCCCCGAGCGGCTGATTCGCGAAACCGTCGAGACCTTCGGGCGGCTGGACGTGTTGATCAACAACGCCGGCGACCAGATCTCGCGCGTCAGCATCGCAGATTTTCCCGACGAGCTCTTCGAGCGCCATATGGCGATCAACGTGCGGCCTGTGTTCGCCGCATGTCGCGCGGCCGTGCGCCAGTTTCGCAGTCAGGCGAGCGGCGGCAATATCATCAACGTCAGCTCCGTCGCGGCACGCACCGGCGGCGGCGCGGGCTCGGCGGTGTATGCCGGCTCGAAGGCGTTCATGTCGACGTTTTCGCGTTCGATCGCAAAGGAACTCGCGCCGGAAGGCATCAGGGTGAACGTCGTCTCGCCCGGCGTGATCAAGACTGACTTGCAGGACCGCGTCACCTCGCCCGAACAACTGAAGGCCACCACGACGCAGATCCCGATGGCGCGCATCGGCGATCCGGAGGACTGCGTCGGAACCTTCCTTTACCTGTGCTCGGATCAGTTGAGCGGCTACGTGACCGGCCAGGTCGTCGAGGTCAACGGCGGTCTGCTGATGCCTTGA
- a CDS encoding amidohydrolase family protein, with the protein MRSGGAGQPGFPVPPKATDSHHHIYDARYPVDPSAQLQPPDATVADYRALQRRLGIERHVVVQPSTYGTDNRCLLDALSQFGKTARGIATVPVTVTDGELAGLHDMGVRGLRFNLEYLVGVTVSMMEPLSKRIEPLGWHIQVNATAAQLLEHRQLLASLSSPLVIDHMGQIPQPGGTEHAAFGMVEALLAGGRTWVKLSGPYLASQSGAPVYADAGRVAFRFAQLAADRMLWGSDWPHPTQAADNKPDAAHLLDDLALWIPDESTRHRILVENPARLYGF; encoded by the coding sequence GTGCGATCGGGCGGAGCCGGGCAGCCGGGCTTTCCGGTTCCGCCGAAGGCGACCGATAGTCATCACCATATCTACGATGCGCGCTATCCAGTCGATCCGTCAGCGCAATTGCAGCCGCCCGACGCAACGGTCGCCGACTACCGCGCGCTGCAGCGCAGGCTCGGCATCGAGCGACATGTCGTCGTTCAACCGTCTACGTATGGAACCGACAACCGTTGCCTGCTCGATGCCTTATCGCAGTTCGGAAAGACCGCGCGCGGTATTGCAACCGTGCCCGTCACCGTGACGGATGGTGAGCTGGCCGGTCTTCACGATATGGGCGTACGCGGGCTGCGCTTTAACCTCGAATACCTGGTCGGCGTGACGGTATCGATGATGGAGCCGCTCTCGAAGCGGATCGAACCGCTCGGCTGGCACATTCAGGTCAATGCCACCGCTGCGCAGCTACTCGAGCACCGGCAGTTGCTTGCGAGTCTGTCCTCGCCGCTCGTGATCGATCATATGGGGCAGATCCCGCAACCGGGCGGCACGGAGCATGCCGCGTTCGGCATGGTGGAGGCGCTGTTGGCCGGCGGCCGTACCTGGGTCAAGTTGAGCGGTCCTTATCTCGCGTCGCAAAGCGGAGCGCCGGTCTACGCCGACGCCGGTAGGGTCGCGTTCAGGTTTGCCCAGCTTGCCGCGGACAGGATGCTGTGGGGATCGGACTGGCCTCATCCGACGCAAGCGGCAGACAACAAGCCGGATGCTGCCCACTTGCTGGATGATCTGGCGCTGTGGATACCCGATGAATCGACGCGGCATCGAATCCTCGTCGAGAATCCTGCGAGGCTTTACGGCTTTTAG
- a CDS encoding LysR family transcriptional regulator, with protein sequence MRISLQQIETFYWVARLGGFHAAARHQHLTQPTISARIQEFEEHLGVQLFTRSRTRSELTLAGRDALANAEQVLKLAEKLEQIAKRTDPMYGLLRLGAIESIAHAGLADLLTQLKTRYPHMKIELTIDVGVALGRKLGAHELDIAILNDSTDAPHVVETAIGYTDLHWVASPQLVPNNKIAPHDLASVPIITVSQPSSNHSLVMNWFRSAGCNPDNISSCNSLSMMSRLVAAGHAAAVLSPAIMRAEIDSGLIHVLNTERPITQQGFFVAYQEECLSGADTIVELAKEVLTRSRVLIPG encoded by the coding sequence ATGCGTATTTCTCTGCAGCAAATTGAAACCTTTTACTGGGTGGCGCGGTTAGGAGGATTTCATGCGGCGGCGCGGCATCAACATCTGACGCAGCCGACCATATCGGCACGCATCCAGGAGTTCGAAGAACATCTCGGCGTGCAGCTCTTCACGCGCAGCCGGACGCGCTCCGAACTCACGCTCGCCGGCCGCGATGCGCTCGCCAATGCGGAACAGGTGCTGAAGCTCGCCGAGAAACTCGAACAGATCGCGAAGCGCACCGATCCCATGTACGGGCTGCTACGTCTCGGCGCGATCGAGTCCATCGCCCACGCCGGGCTGGCAGATCTGCTGACGCAACTCAAGACGCGCTATCCGCACATGAAAATCGAACTTACGATCGATGTGGGTGTCGCGCTCGGACGCAAGCTCGGTGCGCACGAACTCGACATTGCGATACTGAACGATTCCACCGATGCGCCCCACGTGGTCGAGACCGCCATCGGCTACACGGATCTGCACTGGGTGGCGTCGCCGCAACTCGTGCCCAACAACAAGATCGCGCCTCACGATCTTGCGTCGGTGCCGATCATCACCGTCTCACAACCCTCATCGAATCATTCGCTGGTAATGAACTGGTTTCGCAGCGCCGGTTGCAATCCGGACAACATCAGCTCATGCAATTCCCTGTCGATGATGTCGCGGCTGGTTGCGGCCGGACATGCGGCAGCCGTGTTGTCGCCCGCGATAATGCGCGCGGAGATCGATTCCGGCCTGATTCACGTGCTCAACACTGAACGGCCAATCACGCAGCAAGGGTTCTTTGTCGCCTATCAGGAAGAGTGTCTTAGTGGCGCGGATACCATCGTGGAGCTGGCCAAAGAGGTGCTCACGCGCAGTCGCGTGCTTATTCCGGGGTAG
- a CDS encoding alanine racemase, which produces MSDLSSTTLKRAPSWAASLPEELQTPCFIVSERGIVDNLHATARACGGVGRLMPHVKTHRAGWIVKRLIREGVTAFKAATVAEVAMVLEAGAKRVVWAYPTVNPAHIRTVLSLAHAHPDARVEALVDSAAGVAAWRLATNGAQLPNLALLVDLDAGMGRTGAPIAMATLQLARELAAIGRFGGWHLYDGHIHDLDNATRRARVAAIVEQVAALTRAADAEGLSTKLIAGGSYTFDLWPRTLVDFVSAGSWTYSSAQHDLDLPALGWTPSAYVLATVISRTSTTATLDAGSKAISPDKPLAERFRWDGKIVMMSEEHVVVENTDLAVGDRVMLMPRHACTTAYLYPSALVLNTEGSWEVREQLGSRR; this is translated from the coding sequence ATGTCCGACCTTTCGAGTACCACTCTTAAACGTGCGCCGTCGTGGGCCGCCAGCTTGCCAGAAGAATTGCAGACACCGTGTTTCATCGTATCCGAGCGCGGCATCGTTGATAACCTGCATGCGACCGCCCGTGCGTGTGGAGGGGTGGGACGGCTCATGCCGCACGTGAAGACGCATCGCGCCGGATGGATCGTCAAGAGACTGATTCGTGAGGGCGTCACCGCCTTCAAGGCCGCTACCGTGGCGGAAGTCGCGATGGTGCTCGAGGCCGGCGCGAAACGCGTCGTCTGGGCGTATCCGACCGTCAACCCTGCTCATATCCGTACCGTGCTCTCGCTTGCGCACGCTCATCCCGACGCGCGGGTCGAAGCGCTCGTCGATTCGGCGGCAGGCGTAGCCGCGTGGCGTCTCGCGACGAATGGCGCGCAGTTGCCCAATCTCGCGCTGCTTGTCGATCTGGACGCCGGCATGGGCAGAACCGGTGCGCCGATAGCCATGGCAACGCTGCAATTGGCCCGTGAACTGGCCGCGATCGGCCGCTTTGGCGGATGGCATCTCTACGACGGCCATATCCATGATCTCGACAATGCCACACGCCGCGCGCGGGTGGCCGCCATCGTGGAACAAGTAGCGGCGCTGACGCGCGCCGCCGATGCAGAGGGACTGTCGACAAAGCTCATCGCCGGGGGCAGCTACACGTTCGATCTATGGCCGCGCACACTCGTCGATTTCGTGTCCGCGGGCAGTTGGACCTATTCAAGCGCTCAACACGACCTGGACTTGCCCGCGCTCGGCTGGACGCCGAGCGCCTATGTACTGGCAACGGTGATTTCACGCACCAGCACGACCGCCACGCTCGATGCGGGTTCGAAGGCGATCTCGCCGGACAAGCCGCTGGCCGAGCGCTTTCGCTGGGACGGCAAGATCGTCATGATGAGCGAAGAGCACGTCGTGGTCGAAAACACCGATCTGGCTGTCGGCGACCGGGTGATGCTAATGCCGCGCCACGCTTGCACAACTGCTTATCTCTACCCCAGCGCGCTGGTGCTTAACACGGAAGGGTCGTGGGAAGTGCGTGAGCAACTTGGGAGCCGTCGATAG
- a CDS encoding extracellular solute-binding protein gives MSSSEDSYHALSRRRFLTMSALAGTGAALGGFGLMSPARAAEVSVRFAGWAFEPQVVEQRLQQFMAENPGIKVNYSPLDMQLYSEKMIALFNAGSQPDTFYVRDTDLGAWVDAGWLQPIDGLPKLDELNRDIFPFDRQALFYKGKQYGTPYYGDIYVYIYDRAALDKAGVKAAPVTLDQLKNAALEVKKAGLAQYPILKGYKTNVDGLSEFWSMVLASGGHLFNPAMDPVFPNEDKTALTVLQWMVDAMHSWQILDPRGLELDDTQVRDAFLSGQGIFTSNVGNVFPRSNNPQYSKRAGNIRMTRFPAVKDVGKGPMGWARLYAMSSQTKARDAAWRLMYFLGGKDAKGQYSSAQTWYLKYGVGYPFKPLDSDPQIAASQKQLGYEPAIIQQQMANARTRENIATTWYTEWDRFTQQQIQAVLMRQITPIAALTASAQKAQQLKKEAS, from the coding sequence CCGCCGGTTTCTGACGATGTCCGCGCTCGCTGGCACGGGTGCGGCGCTCGGCGGCTTCGGGCTGATGTCCCCGGCGCGCGCAGCCGAAGTTTCGGTGCGATTCGCGGGCTGGGCGTTCGAGCCGCAGGTGGTCGAACAGCGGCTGCAGCAGTTCATGGCCGAGAATCCGGGCATCAAGGTGAACTACTCGCCACTCGACATGCAGTTGTACAGCGAGAAGATGATCGCCCTGTTCAATGCCGGCTCCCAGCCGGACACGTTCTACGTACGTGACACGGACCTGGGCGCATGGGTCGACGCGGGCTGGCTGCAGCCGATCGACGGCTTGCCGAAGCTCGACGAATTGAATCGCGACATCTTTCCTTTCGACCGTCAGGCGCTTTTCTACAAGGGCAAACAATACGGCACGCCATACTACGGCGACATCTACGTCTATATCTACGATCGCGCCGCGCTCGACAAGGCGGGTGTCAAAGCGGCGCCGGTGACGCTCGATCAGCTCAAGAACGCGGCGCTGGAGGTCAAGAAAGCAGGCCTCGCCCAGTACCCGATCCTGAAGGGCTATAAAACGAACGTGGACGGGCTGAGCGAATTCTGGTCCATGGTGCTCGCCTCCGGCGGCCATCTGTTCAATCCCGCGATGGACCCCGTGTTTCCCAATGAAGACAAGACCGCGCTGACGGTGCTGCAATGGATGGTCGATGCGATGCATAGCTGGCAGATCCTCGATCCGCGTGGCCTCGAACTCGACGATACCCAGGTGCGCGACGCCTTCCTGAGTGGCCAGGGCATCTTCACGTCCAATGTCGGAAACGTCTTTCCTCGCTCCAACAATCCGCAGTACAGCAAGCGCGCCGGCAACATCCGCATGACGCGCTTTCCAGCCGTGAAGGATGTCGGCAAAGGACCGATGGGTTGGGCGCGCCTGTATGCCATGAGTTCGCAGACCAAAGCGCGCGACGCGGCCTGGCGTCTGATGTATTTCCTTGGCGGCAAGGATGCCAAGGGCCAGTACTCGTCCGCCCAGACGTGGTATCTCAAGTACGGCGTAGGGTATCCGTTCAAGCCGCTCGACAGTGATCCACAGATCGCGGCCTCGCAGAAACAGTTGGGCTACGAGCCGGCGATCATCCAGCAGCAAATGGCGAATGCCCGCACACGCGAGAACATCGCCACGACCTGGTACACCGAATGGGACCGCTTTACGCAGCAGCAGATTCAGGCTGTGTTGATGCGGCAGATCACGCCGATCGCGGCATTGACCGCCTCGGCGCAAAAAGCGCAACAACTGAAGAAGGAAGCGAGTTAA
- a CDS encoding sn-glycerol-3-phosphate ABC transporter ATP-binding protein UgpC yields the protein MANLSIHNVKKSYGSHSVIQDISVDIPDGEFAVLVGPSGCGKSTLLRMIAGLEDITAGQIRVAGQVVNDVSPKNRDMAMVFQNYALYPHMTVGQNMGFSLKISNVPKAEIEQRVGRAAEILALGPLLGRYPRQLSGGQRQRVAMGRAIVRDPQVFLFDEPLSNLDAKLRVAMRTEIKQLHQRLRTTTVYVTHDQVEAMTLADRIVVMRDGVVEQVGAPLEVYDQPRNVFVAGFIGSPAMNFLRGALVDGDKETVFRSDSGLTVRLGRQLTADRSRPVILGIRPEHFVTTADGTPTEVVVVETTGSATQVNVRYGSDEIVCEFRERVLARPGERLCIAPLPEAIHLFDAQTGRRLPALDRSLS from the coding sequence TTGGCAAACCTCAGCATTCACAACGTCAAAAAGTCCTACGGCTCTCACTCCGTCATTCAAGATATCAGCGTGGATATCCCGGATGGAGAATTTGCGGTGCTCGTGGGTCCTTCCGGCTGCGGCAAGTCGACACTGCTGCGGATGATTGCGGGCCTCGAGGACATCACGGCGGGACAGATCCGCGTGGCGGGGCAGGTAGTGAACGACGTGTCGCCCAAGAACCGCGACATGGCAATGGTGTTCCAGAACTACGCGCTTTACCCGCACATGACGGTTGGGCAGAACATGGGGTTCTCGCTCAAGATCAGCAACGTACCGAAGGCGGAAATCGAGCAGCGCGTCGGGCGTGCCGCCGAGATTCTCGCCCTCGGTCCGCTCCTTGGACGCTATCCTCGCCAGCTCTCGGGCGGGCAACGCCAGCGCGTCGCGATGGGGCGGGCGATCGTGCGCGATCCGCAAGTCTTCCTGTTCGACGAGCCGCTGTCGAACCTCGATGCCAAACTGCGCGTCGCCATGCGCACCGAGATCAAGCAGCTTCATCAACGCTTGCGGACGACGACCGTCTACGTCACTCACGATCAGGTCGAGGCGATGACGCTGGCCGACAGGATCGTGGTGATGCGCGACGGTGTCGTCGAACAGGTGGGTGCGCCGCTCGAAGTGTACGATCAGCCGCGCAACGTGTTTGTGGCAGGGTTCATCGGCTCGCCGGCCATGAACTTCCTGCGGGGCGCGCTTGTCGATGGCGACAAGGAAACCGTGTTCCGTTCCGATAGCGGCTTGACGGTGCGCCTCGGCCGCCAACTCACGGCGGACCGTTCAAGACCGGTGATCCTCGGAATTCGTCCCGAGCATTTCGTCACCACAGCGGACGGCACGCCGACCGAAGTCGTGGTCGTCGAGACGACCGGGTCGGCCACGCAGGTGAATGTGCGTTACGGCAGCGACGAGATCGTCTGCGAGTTTCGCGAACGCGTTCTCGCGCGACCGGGAGAGCGCCTGTGCATCGCTCCGCTCCCGGAGGCCATACACCTGTTCGACGCTCAGACCGGCCGACGTCTGCCGGCGCTCGACCGCTCCCTGTCCTGA
- a CDS encoding MFS transporter, which translates to MNTRMAALAHSRKSSVRWRIFWFLLVLITINYVDRASLSVAMPLISKEFSLSPVVQGLILSSFFWSYTIMQIPAGLLVDRFKPRIVITVATLVWGGFQAGAGFCTNAVSLLLMRLGLGFAEASIAPAGGKLNALWLTRNERTRGASLMDGGAPLGAAVGSLLISALIGLLGSWRLAFLVAGVATTLAGALAWVFIRNHPREHPAVNEDEASFIERSHEEELEREPANASGRAIDFLKYRSFLFMFFGFMCCNTLFNGLLTWMPSYLIKEHGLDIRQMGGSSFIIYFSGFAGELVGAWIADKWLAAGGRPNTVLRTIFGAAGVIATISVFSVAYLSSATLVVVLLSCTVFFLRWGNLYWCIPPLLATRNKVGALGGFLNLGAAVGGIGAPILVGGIVQATGSYFLAMMFFAATGVGLLLCSLGIDYEKKLPV; encoded by the coding sequence ATGAACACGAGAATGGCAGCGCTGGCGCACAGCCGTAAATCATCGGTTCGATGGAGGATCTTCTGGTTCCTGCTCGTGCTGATCACGATCAACTATGTGGACCGCGCTTCACTGTCGGTCGCGATGCCCCTGATCTCGAAGGAGTTCTCGCTCTCGCCGGTGGTGCAAGGCCTGATTCTGAGTTCGTTCTTCTGGTCGTACACGATCATGCAGATTCCGGCGGGCCTGCTGGTCGACCGCTTCAAGCCGCGCATCGTGATCACCGTTGCGACGCTGGTCTGGGGAGGCTTCCAGGCCGGCGCGGGATTCTGCACGAACGCTGTTTCACTGCTGCTCATGCGCCTCGGTCTCGGGTTCGCGGAGGCGTCGATCGCGCCCGCCGGCGGTAAGCTCAATGCGCTCTGGCTGACGCGCAACGAACGCACAAGGGGCGCGTCGCTAATGGACGGCGGCGCGCCACTCGGCGCCGCGGTGGGATCGCTGCTGATCTCGGCGTTGATCGGCCTATTGGGCTCGTGGCGGCTAGCGTTTCTGGTCGCGGGTGTCGCCACGACGCTGGCCGGCGCCTTGGCCTGGGTCTTTATCCGTAATCATCCGCGCGAGCATCCGGCAGTCAACGAAGACGAAGCGTCGTTCATCGAGCGTTCGCACGAGGAAGAACTGGAGCGCGAGCCGGCCAACGCCTCCGGACGCGCAATCGACTTTCTGAAGTACCGCTCTTTCCTGTTCATGTTCTTCGGCTTCATGTGCTGCAACACGTTGTTCAACGGATTGCTCACCTGGATGCCGAGCTATCTGATCAAGGAGCACGGCCTCGATATCCGTCAAATGGGTGGGTCGAGCTTCATCATTTACTTTTCCGGCTTTGCCGGTGAACTCGTCGGCGCGTGGATTGCCGATAAGTGGCTGGCGGCCGGCGGCAGGCCGAACACGGTGTTACGTACGATTTTCGGCGCGGCCGGCGTGATCGCCACCATCTCGGTGTTCTCGGTGGCTTATCTGTCCAGCGCGACGCTGGTCGTCGTGCTGCTCTCGTGTACGGTTTTCTTCTTGCGCTGGGGCAATCTGTACTGGTGCATTCCGCCTTTGCTTGCCACGCGCAACAAGGTCGGCGCGCTAGGTGGTTTTCTGAACCTGGGAGCGGCGGTGGGCGGCATTGGCGCGCCGATTCTGGTCGGCGGGATTGTCCAGGCGACCGGTTCGTATTTTCTCGCCATGATGTTCTTTGCGGCGACCGGCGTCGGCTTGCTGCTCTGCTCGCTCGGCATCGACTATGAGAAGAAGTTGCCTGTATGA
- a CDS encoding RidA family protein: protein MNDSDTPHALRSVNPADFKQGGHYSSAMIAGDFVFLSGQTPRDADRKVIGDSIEEQTRATLANVERVLAAAGARLEDVVKVTVYLTDLTLFSRFNALYANCFAQHKPARTTVEAGLQGVLVEIDVVAYIGKR from the coding sequence ATGAACGACAGTGACACGCCCCACGCATTGCGTAGCGTCAATCCAGCCGACTTCAAACAAGGCGGGCACTACTCTTCCGCGATGATCGCGGGCGACTTCGTCTTCCTGTCCGGCCAGACGCCGCGTGACGCCGACCGGAAGGTGATCGGCGACTCCATTGAAGAGCAGACCCGTGCAACGCTCGCCAATGTCGAGCGGGTGCTGGCCGCCGCCGGCGCGAGACTGGAGGATGTCGTCAAGGTCACGGTCTATCTGACCGACTTGACGCTTTTTAGCCGCTTCAACGCGCTCTACGCAAACTGTTTTGCCCAGCATAAGCCGGCGCGAACCACCGTCGAAGCCGGTCTGCAAGGTGTGCTCGTAGAGATCGACGTGGTTGCCTACATCGGCAAGCGCTGA
- a CDS encoding alpha/beta hydrolase: MSDFTLERDGADPTAVFLHGFCQSSAYWEPTAARLAAAGIACLAPDLPGFGASAAEPGPYTMAALADSVARLLDARGLSRITLIGGSMGGVVAQQFVLRYPERVTRLLLVATGAMAADPAVALAKADAMAAAPWDEAAVEPIVNGFFLRPPSASDLARFRRIALSAAQAAAIEAARSNASNNTLDQLASIRVPTLIIQGRHDRARTPEHGAQMRARIAGAALAVIEDAGHTPQLEQPDAFHDVALPFLLAARVDQPVVGRTTV, from the coding sequence ATGAGCGATTTCACACTTGAGCGCGACGGCGCTGATCCCACTGCCGTTTTCCTGCACGGGTTCTGTCAGTCGTCGGCGTACTGGGAGCCAACCGCCGCGCGGCTCGCCGCCGCCGGCATTGCTTGTCTCGCGCCGGATCTGCCGGGCTTCGGCGCGTCGGCGGCCGAACCCGGTCCCTACACGATGGCCGCGCTGGCGGACTCGGTCGCGCGTCTGCTCGATGCACGCGGCCTGTCCCGCATCACGTTGATCGGCGGATCGATGGGAGGCGTCGTTGCGCAGCAGTTCGTCTTGCGCTACCCGGAGCGCGTCACGCGCCTGCTGCTGGTCGCGACCGGCGCGATGGCAGCCGACCCCGCCGTGGCGCTCGCGAAGGCCGATGCCATGGCGGCCGCGCCCTGGGATGAAGCCGCGGTCGAGCCAATCGTGAACGGGTTCTTCCTCCGTCCTCCATCGGCTTCTGATCTGGCGAGGTTTCGCCGTATCGCGCTGAGCGCGGCGCAAGCCGCCGCCATCGAAGCAGCACGCTCCAATGCATCGAATAACACGCTCGATCAGCTCGCCTCCATCCGGGTGCCGACGCTGATCATCCAGGGTCGGCACGACCGCGCGCGCACGCCCGAGCATGGAGCGCAGATGCGGGCAAGGATTGCAGGTGCTGCGTTGGCCGTCATCGAGGACGCAGGCCATACGCCGCAACTCGAACAGCCGGACGCATTTCATGACGTTGCGTTGCCTTTCCTGCTCGCCGCACGCGTCGATCAACCGGTCGTCGGCCGGACCACAGTCTGA
- a CDS encoding polysaccharide deacetylase has translation MNPDDSHNQPWQWPEPHWRKLVDQVRAGRALRPNGWPDGARCAVALSFDCDHETSELREGGKSIGRLSWGQYGSRAGMPRILDVLRKYAVPASFFVPAVTALLHPEEARRIIGDGHEIGLHGWIHELNSVLPHEAERDLLLRSADTLETITGQRPVGMRTPSWDFSPHTLSIAREMGLRYDSSLMADVDCYELLEAGVPSGLVELPVEWIRDDGAYLIMNRFEAVRPYTSPADVYDIFRREFDAAYAEGGIFQLTMHPHVTGYRSRIWILEEIIRHAQSLPGVWFATHRDVVEWALEHAQPT, from the coding sequence ATGAACCCAGATGACTCGCATAACCAGCCTTGGCAATGGCCCGAACCCCATTGGCGCAAGCTGGTCGACCAGGTACGCGCGGGACGCGCGCTTCGCCCCAATGGCTGGCCCGATGGAGCGCGCTGCGCGGTGGCGCTGTCTTTCGATTGCGACCACGAAACCAGTGAATTGCGCGAGGGCGGAAAGTCGATCGGCCGGCTCAGCTGGGGACAGTATGGTAGCCGGGCGGGCATGCCGCGCATTCTCGACGTGCTGCGCAAATATGCCGTGCCGGCCAGCTTCTTCGTACCCGCGGTCACTGCGCTTTTGCATCCGGAAGAGGCGCGCCGCATCATCGGCGACGGCCATGAAATCGGCCTGCACGGCTGGATTCATGAACTGAACTCGGTGCTCCCGCATGAGGCGGAACGCGATCTGTTGCTACGCTCGGCGGACACGCTCGAGACCATCACCGGGCAGCGTCCGGTGGGCATGCGCACGCCGTCATGGGATTTCAGCCCGCATACGCTTTCCATCGCGCGCGAGATGGGGTTGCGCTATGACTCGTCGCTGATGGCCGACGTCGACTGCTATGAGCTGCTGGAGGCCGGTGTGCCGAGCGGTCTCGTCGAACTGCCGGTCGAGTGGATTCGCGACGACGGCGCGTATCTGATCATGAATCGCTTCGAGGCGGTGCGGCCTTACACGTCGCCGGCCGACGTCTACGATATCTTTCGCCGTGAGTTCGACGCGGCCTATGCCGAGGGTGGCATCTTCCAGTTGACGATGCATCCGCACGTCACCGGCTACCGGTCGAGGATATGGATTCTGGAAGAAATCATCCGGCACGCGCAGTCGTTGCCGGGAGTCTGGTTCGCGACACATCGCGATGTCGTCGAATGGGCACTTGAACATGCACAACCGACATGA